From a single Rosa rugosa chromosome 7, drRosRugo1.1, whole genome shotgun sequence genomic region:
- the LOC133722616 gene encoding protein UNUSUAL FLORAL ORGANS-like — translation MDPHFHRLSEIPLPLSFSSTYAGSSSSSGSNHDDPWMDPRIWRKLPTRILDRIIAFLPPPAFFRSRCVCRRWNGLLFTNSFLQLFLDIFPHRRHWFLFCKADTQNLIDDNNNNRAEGYLFDPYELVWYRLPFPLVPPSGFSPAASSGGLVCWISDNPAPKTLLLSNPLSGTLNQLPPTLTSRYQPSIGFTVTPTSIDVTLAGDDLINNALAVKNSTAERFRVDGTGCFLPTWQITSPLPRLCNFESAGRMVHINGRLYNMSYHPFNIATYDVETASWWDIQPPMKRFLKCPSVVESGTGKLLLVAAIEKRSLIVPKSLRVWSLQEGTTWVEIERMPQLLYDRFGEEMESCGNGFHCVGHGEFIVFMIPGSSRHLGVLFNMNTKLWKCMPPCPFVGMGDLSRGFAYEPRLATPVTSLLNYQFPAAPFPA, via the coding sequence ATGGATCCTCATTTTCACCGTCTCTCTGAAATCCCCTTACCCTTGTCATTTAGCAGTACCTACGCtggtagtagtagtagtagtggATCTAATCATGATGATCCATGGATGGACCCTAGGATATGGAGGAAGCTCCCAACTCGGATTCTCGACCGCATTATCGCCTTTCTTCCACCACCGGCCTTCTTCCGATCTCGGTGTGTCTGCAGGAGATGGAATGGCCTGTTGTTCACCAACAGCTTCCTTCAACTCTTCCTCGATATCTTCCCACACCGTCGCCATTGGTTCCTCTTTTGCAAGGCCGACACCCAGAATCTCATTGatgacaacaacaacaacagggCTGAAGGGTACCTTTTCGATCCTTACGAACTCGTATGGTACCGCCTTCCCTTTCCTTTGGTTCCACCATCTGGCTTCTCTCCAGCCGCTTCTTCAGGCGGACTGGTCTGTTGGATTTCGGATAACCCTGCTCCGAAAACCCTACTTCTCTCCAACCCTCTTTCGGGTACCTTAAACCAACTCCCTCCAACCCTAACCTCAAGGTATCAACCCTCCATCGGCTTTACTGTCACCCCTACTTCCATAGACGTCACTCTTGCCGGAGATGACCTCATCAACAATGCCCTAGCTGTAAAGAACTCCACCGCAGAAAGGTTCCGTGTGGATGGTACGGGCTGCTTTCTTCCCACATGGCAGATCACTTCTCCTCTTCCCAGACTCTGCAACTTTGAGTCAGCTGGTAGAATGGTTCATATTAATGGAAGGCTCTACAACATGAGCTACCACCCTTTCAACATCGCGACCTATGACGTGGAAACAGCCAGTTGGTGGGATATTCAGCCACCGATGAAGAGGTTCCTGAAGTGTCCTAGCGTGGTAGAGAGTGGCACAGGGAAGCTTCTGCTGGTTGCGGCTATTGAGAAGAGGTCGCTGATCGTGCCGAAAAgcttgagggtctggagcttgCAGGAAGGAACTACGTGGGTGGAGATTGAGAGGATGCCTCAACTGCTTTATGATCGGTTCGGTGAGGAGATGGAGTCCTGTGGGAATGGGTTTCACTGCGTTGGCCATGGAGAGTTCATTGTGTTCATGATTCCGGGGAGTTCTCGTCATTTGGGTGTGTTGTTTAATATGAACACCAAACTGTGGAAGTGTATGCCTCCCTGTCCTTTTGTTGGTATGGGTGATCTGAGCCGTGGTTTTGCTTATGAGCCCCGGCTTGCTACTCCGGTCACTTCGCTTCTGAATTATCAGTTCCCTGCTGCTCCATTTCCGGCTTGA
- the LOC133721514 gene encoding F-box protein PP2-B15-like: protein MSLEHLPQDCFEQILSLTSPGDACRSSLVSSSIRAMADKDSLWGMFLPSDYSAIVSRLVTPIPYSSNKDLFIRLCRPNLIDCGKKMFSIEKSTGKKCYMLSARDLSITWACNPLYWSWKPSSESRFAEVAELRTIWWLEICGTMNSQLLSPKTVYGAHLVIKLANRAYGLDSLPSEISLEVGNYKSQGTVYLSANRKATEVDERVRPIRVLEERLRERTDGWMEIELGSFYNDGCYYNKDVKMSLKEVKGAHLKGGLIVEGIEIRPKN, encoded by the exons ATGAGCTTGGAGCATTTGCCTCAAGATTGCTTCGAGCAGATTTTATCATTGACATCTCCCGGAGATGCATGTCGTTCCTCGTTAGTCTCCTCGTCGATTCGTGCCATGGCCGATAAGGATAGCTTGTGGGGGATGTTTTTGCCGTCGGACTATTCAGCAATTGTGTCCAGATTAGTCACTCCAATACCTTATTCATCCAACAAGGACTTGTTCATCAGGTTGTGCCGTCCAAATCTAATCGATTGTGGTAAAAAG ATGTTCTCAATAGAGAAATCAACAGGTAAAAAATGTTACATGTTAAGTGCAAGGGATCTTTCAATTACATGGGCGTGCAATCCTCTCTATTGGAGTTGGAAGCCTTCCTCCGAATCAAG ATTTGCAGAGGTTGCTGAACTCAGAACCATCTGGTGGCTAGAAATATGTGGCACCATGAATAGTCAATTGCTATCACCAAAAACAGTTTATGGTGCTCATCTTGTTATCAAGTTGGCCAATCGTGCATATGGTTTGGACTCGTTACCTTCTGAGATTTCACTTGAAGTTGGCAATTACAAATCACAAGGCACTGTATACTTGAGTGCAAATCGGAAGGCAACAGAAGTAGACGAGCGTGTGAGACCAATCAGGGTTCTGGAAGAACGTCTTCGTGAGCGAACAGATGGATGGATGGAGATTGAACTGGGGAGCTTTTACAATGACGGATGTTATTATAACAAGGATGTGAAGATGAGCCTAAAAGAAGTTAAGGGTGCACACCTAAAAGGTGGCCTTATTGTTGAGGGAATTGAGATTAGGCCAAAAAATTAG
- the LOC133719801 gene encoding uncharacterized protein LOC133719801 isoform X1 yields the protein MAMAPNLKPTISMSLTPFLPSPRISLKTQNSSLFFNTIPSTIRTNRTSFPLRICTNSQFFSTRRLFLPSVSGIWDAITGGNNPREAIAAIRGGMVLFRQGDVAGSVAEFDKAIELDPRQKAYLWQRGLSLYYLDRFGEGAEQFRIDVAQNPNDTEESIWCFLCEAQLYGVKEARERFLEVGRDPRPVMREAYNMFKDGGDPEKLADAFKNGRDSDYFYASLYAGLYYEAQKKPDEAKVHILAAYQSSYGQRSDDYMASLAKVHCVCRNWISD from the exons ATGGCTATGGCCCCCAACCTCAAACCCACCATTTCCATGTCCCTCACTCCATTCCTGCCCTCCCCTCGAATTTCACTCAAAACCCAGAACAGCTCACTATTCTTTAACACAATCCCTTCAACAATTCGCACAAACAGAACCTCATTTCCACTCAGAATCTGCACTAACTCACAATTCTTTAGCACCAGAAGACTGTTCCTTCCCTCAGTTTCTGGCATCTGGGATGCCATCACCGGCGGCAACAATCCCCGTGAAGCCATTGCCGCTATCCGAGGTGGAATGGTTCTGTTTAGACAG GGTGATGTTGCAGGGTCTGTAGCAGAATTTGACAAGGCAATTGAGCTTGATCCTCGCCAAAAGGCAT ATCTTTGGCAAAGGGGGCTGTCACTTTACTATCTTGATAG ATTTGGAGAAGGGGCAGAGCAGTTCCGAATAGATGTTGCCCAGAATCCAAATGATACAGAGGAGTCCATTTGGTGCTTTCTCTGTGAAGCTCAATTATATGGAGTTAAGGAAGCAAGGGAACGGTTTCTTGAG GTTGGCCGAGATCCAAGACCTGTCATGAGAGAAGCCTATAACATGTTTAAAGATGGTGGTGATCCAGAAAAG CTTGCTGATGCATTTAAAAATGGCCGAGACAGTGATTATTTCTACGCTTCTCTATATGCTGGCCTTTACTATGAAGCTCAG AAGAAACCGGATGAGGCCAAAGTTCACATCCTTGCTGCTTATCAGTCTTCCTATGGACAAAG ATCTGATGATTACATGGCCTCTCTTGCCAAAGTTCACTGTGTTTGTCGAAATTGGATATCTGATTGA
- the LOC133719801 gene encoding uncharacterized protein LOC133719801 isoform X2: MAMAPNLKPTISMSLTPFLPSPRISLKTQNSSLFFNTIPSTIRTNRTSFPLRICTNSQFFSTRRLFLPSVSGIWDAITGGNNPREAIAAIRGGMVLFRQGDVAGSVAEFDKAIELDPRQKAYLWQRGLSLYYLDRFGEGAEQFRIDVAQNPNDTEESIWCFLCEAQLYGVKEARERFLEVGRDPRPVMREAYNMFKDGGDPEKLADAFKNGRDSDYFYASLYAGLYYEAQKPDEAKVHILAAYQSSYGQRSDDYMASLAKVHCVCRNWISD, translated from the exons ATGGCTATGGCCCCCAACCTCAAACCCACCATTTCCATGTCCCTCACTCCATTCCTGCCCTCCCCTCGAATTTCACTCAAAACCCAGAACAGCTCACTATTCTTTAACACAATCCCTTCAACAATTCGCACAAACAGAACCTCATTTCCACTCAGAATCTGCACTAACTCACAATTCTTTAGCACCAGAAGACTGTTCCTTCCCTCAGTTTCTGGCATCTGGGATGCCATCACCGGCGGCAACAATCCCCGTGAAGCCATTGCCGCTATCCGAGGTGGAATGGTTCTGTTTAGACAG GGTGATGTTGCAGGGTCTGTAGCAGAATTTGACAAGGCAATTGAGCTTGATCCTCGCCAAAAGGCAT ATCTTTGGCAAAGGGGGCTGTCACTTTACTATCTTGATAG ATTTGGAGAAGGGGCAGAGCAGTTCCGAATAGATGTTGCCCAGAATCCAAATGATACAGAGGAGTCCATTTGGTGCTTTCTCTGTGAAGCTCAATTATATGGAGTTAAGGAAGCAAGGGAACGGTTTCTTGAG GTTGGCCGAGATCCAAGACCTGTCATGAGAGAAGCCTATAACATGTTTAAAGATGGTGGTGATCCAGAAAAG CTTGCTGATGCATTTAAAAATGGCCGAGACAGTGATTATTTCTACGCTTCTCTATATGCTGGCCTTTACTATGAAGCTCAG AAACCGGATGAGGCCAAAGTTCACATCCTTGCTGCTTATCAGTCTTCCTATGGACAAAG ATCTGATGATTACATGGCCTCTCTTGCCAAAGTTCACTGTGTTTGTCGAAATTGGATATCTGATTGA